From a region of the Streptomyces sp. B21-083 genome:
- a CDS encoding NucA/NucB deoxyribonuclease domain-containing protein encodes MPTALRRAIAVAAALAVAGFTAPAASAAGAPDTAQPLGVVSASASAHVPEVGSSAVEPEASCDSIPAANQEALGGAIKSCVEVKPAAEAARSAAAVSPLADSCQLRPGLFTWTRTGPICQADTIATYTLIDDKSKPIGTGTMSVNSSNQFSASSLTWSESITLTVTQTTGQVKSLNVAFDVGCTSSCSAPSNKPWTGIKTLAAGQSATGSVTYKSSVPSGTHDSFDTQYHIYVVSSGAVPIQPNLNWGSPPEAKIRCDAEFTTSGCVIPERRAYSSFSLSDPKHASAAAAYAWAQNNLRGGAPLRRVASETVAVANRERTCGAKSSDPFVAMPNQVPDDSCDEFPFAGTYEGGTDGALCADIVPKLEGGQWKFYAARTDKPVKGTEPCIRAHVSSTANSSAGGVYGSMVKNQRVLDTEKFDIVVTN; translated from the coding sequence GTGCCCACAGCATTACGAAGAGCCATCGCCGTAGCCGCTGCGCTTGCAGTGGCAGGGTTCACGGCGCCGGCCGCCAGCGCCGCTGGCGCGCCGGACACTGCTCAGCCTTTGGGGGTTGTGAGCGCTTCTGCTTCGGCGCACGTGCCGGAGGTGGGTAGCTCGGCCGTCGAGCCCGAAGCGTCGTGCGATTCCATCCCTGCTGCAAATCAGGAAGCACTGGGCGGAGCCATAAAATCCTGTGTTGAGGTCAAGCCGGCGGCCGAGGCGGCCAGGTCGGCAGCCGCTGTGTCCCCGCTGGCAGACTCCTGCCAGCTTCGGCCCGGGCTGTTCACCTGGACCCGTACAGGCCCGATCTGCCAGGCCGACACCATTGCGACCTACACGCTGATCGATGACAAGAGCAAGCCCATCGGCACCGGCACGATGAGCGTCAACAGCAGTAACCAGTTCAGTGCCAGCAGCCTGACCTGGAGTGAATCCATCACGCTGACGGTGACGCAGACAACCGGCCAGGTCAAGTCGCTGAACGTGGCATTCGACGTCGGTTGCACCTCCAGCTGCTCGGCGCCGTCGAACAAGCCGTGGACGGGCATCAAGACACTCGCGGCCGGCCAGAGTGCGACCGGCTCTGTCACGTACAAGAGCAGCGTCCCCTCGGGCACACACGACAGCTTCGACACCCAGTACCACATCTACGTCGTGAGCAGCGGCGCGGTCCCCATCCAGCCCAATCTGAACTGGGGCAGCCCGCCCGAGGCCAAGATCCGCTGCGACGCGGAGTTCACCACCTCCGGTTGCGTCATCCCGGAGCGCCGCGCCTACTCCTCGTTCTCCCTGTCCGACCCCAAGCACGCTTCCGCAGCAGCCGCATACGCGTGGGCGCAGAACAACCTGCGGGGAGGTGCGCCCCTGCGCCGGGTTGCCAGTGAGACGGTCGCAGTTGCCAACCGGGAGCGGACCTGTGGCGCCAAGAGCAGTGACCCGTTCGTCGCGATGCCCAACCAGGTTCCTGACGATTCGTGTGACGAGTTCCCATTCGCCGGCACCTACGAGGGCGGCACGGATGGTGCACTGTGCGCAGACATCGTGCCGAAGCTCGAGGGCGGACAGTGGAAGTTCTACGCAGCGCGCACCGACAAGCCCGTCAAGGGCACCGAGCCGTGCATTCGTGCACATGTGTCGTCCACGGCCAACTCCTCTGCTGGCGGCGTCTACGGCTCCATGGTCAAGAACCAGCGCGTTCTGGACACTGAGAAGTTCGACATTGTCGTGACCAACTGA